A genomic stretch from Mastacembelus armatus chromosome 7, fMasArm1.2, whole genome shotgun sequence includes:
- the ptpn1 gene encoding tyrosine-protein phosphatase non-receptor type 1: MEAEFREIDENGSWTAIYQEIRQQSCDLSCKVAKLPENKSRNRYRDVSPFDHSRICLQLGGNDYINASLITVKEAQRNYILTQGPLPNTCGHFWEMVWEQRTRGVVMLNRVIEKGSVKCAQYWPQREEKDVIFEDTKFKLTLISEDVKSYYTVRQLEFENLSTQESREILHFHYTTWPDFGVPESPASFLNFLFKVRESGCLNSDQGPVVVHCSAGIGRSGTFCLVDTCLLLMSLRKDASTVRIREVLLEMRRYRMGLIQTADQLRFSYLAVIEGAKYIKGDTSLQESWKELSNEEDDPPEFSPPPPLPPPREPHNGKVEPSFFPENNEIVQHVQICSLGSSQGLRQRNIIAPQPSSEGGDQVDGHMGIQELTSKAPAISQQEQQQQLQQPQHEMKEPEVTAAVKQPKENPPVPGTWSPLLTNVCLCMALALSAYVCYRTYFH, from the exons ATGGAAGCCGAGTTTCGGGAAATCGATGAAAACGGGAGCTGGACCGCCATTTATCAG GAGATTCGCCAGCAGTCATGTGATCTCTCTTGCAAAGTTGCCAAATTACCTGAAAACAAGAGTCGGAATCGTTACAGAGATGTTAGCCCAT ttGACCACAGCAGAATATGTCTACAGCTGGGTGGGAATGACTACATTAATGCCAGCCTAATAACAGTCAAGGAGGCACAGAGGAACTATATCCTTACTCAG GGACCCCTTCCAAATACATGTGGTCACTTCTGGGAAATGGTGTGGGAACAGAGGACTCGTGGTGTAGTGATGCTGAACCGAGTCATAGAGAAAGGATCT GTCAAATGTGCTCAATATTGgccacagagagaggagaaggatgTTATCTTTGAAGACACCAAATTCAAGCTTACCCTTATCTCAGAAGATGTCAAATCATACTACACAGTCCGTCAGCTGGAGTTTGAAAATCTATCT ACTCAAGAAAGTCGtgagattttacattttcactacACCACCTGGCCTGACTTTGGGGTGCCAGAATCTCCTGCCTCTTTCCTAAACTTCCTGTTCAAGGTGCGAGAGTCAGGTTGTTTGAACTCGGACCAGGGACCAGTGGTAGTGCACTGCAGCGCTGGCATCGGCCGCTCTGGGACTTTCTGTCTTGTTGACACCTGCCTCCTACTG ATGTCTCTCCGTAAGGACGCGTCTACGGTGCGTATTCGTGAAGTGCTGCTGGAGATGCGACGCTATCGAATGGGCTTGATTCAGACAGCAGATCAACTTCGCTTCTCCTACCTTGCTGTCATTGAAGGTGCCAAGTACATCAAAGGAGATACGTCTCTGCAG gaatcATGGAAAGAGCTCTCAAATGAGGAAGATGATCCTCCAGAgttctcccctcctcctcctcttcctcctcccagAGAGCCTCACAACGGCAAAGTTGAGCCATCTTTTTTCCCTGAAAACAATGAGATCGTCCAGCACGTGCAGATCTGCAGTCTGGG GTCCTCACAAGGGCTGCGACAGAGGAACATCATCGCCCCCCAGCCTTCATCTGAGGGTGGTGACCAGGTGGATGGCCACATGGGAATTCAAGAGCTTACTTCCAAAGCTCCAGCCATAtcacagcaggagcagcagcagcagctgcagcagccgcaACATGAGATGAAGGAGCCAGAGGTGACTGCAGCAGTGAAACAGCCAAAAGAAAACCCTCCTGTGCCGGGGACTTGGTCCCCTCTGCTAACCAATGTGTGCCTGTGCATGGCGCTGGCTCTCAGTGCTTATGTCTGCTATCGAACCTATTTCCACTGA